Sequence from the Bos javanicus breed banteng chromosome 11, ARS-OSU_banteng_1.0, whole genome shotgun sequence genome:
GTGTTGAGTTCATGATGGTTTATTTACAATAAAAGTACTTTtactgaaactaacatgatatatAGGTTTCTATGTCAATGACTACAGtctcttaaaattataaaaatactatataaaatacCACAGGCTTTGGAGGATATAACTTCGTGTGGTTCTGATACTAGCAGCTGAAAagtgtttataatttaaaaataaataaactatagaGGTAAAACAGTTACAAAACAGCAGGGGACTGCCAACagtcaggagagagaaaagaactgcTTGTTTATACAACAGCTAACAAAATGGTGAAGCTGTTGggtcaaaagttttaaaaacctcCTTCAGAGATTTGTCATCTGTTTCTTTGCTGGGATCATCACCGGGGGTGGGGCTCACCTGTCCCAGGTGTTTTGACTGCCTGGGATCGCTGTACTGGGGTCTGATTAAGCCTGTTAACGCCTGGATTGGAAGGCTGTGCACTGCTGGGACTTGAACGGTACCGGAACTCCGGCGAACATCCGTCTGTGGGTCAGCTGGGCGGTCAACAGGGACGTCCACATTTGGAGCCATTTTCTGTGGTAGGATTGATTCTCCAGGAGGAGGCTCATTTTTGTCGCTACATTTTAAACTCCTGCTTTTTTTCTGGTTCTCTACATTTTCTGCTGCTAGCTCTGATGTAGAGGATGAACCTTGCTCCCTGGGGTCATACAAACTAATACCGCTAAGGACTGAACCCGGAGTTCCCAGGGGAAGGCCAGTTGAAGATGAGAGTTTGGGGGCATATGGAGGTAAAGCCCCAGGACCAGAACTGCTAGGTACTGCCCCTGAGGGCTGTGATGACCCCAGGTTTGACCTGGTCCCTAAAGGAGGGGCAGTCTTAGACATATGGGGGTCCTTCATAACTGCTTGATGAGGCTCTGTATTGTGCAGTCTGTGAAGTCTAGGATCAAAATTTTTTTGCAGCCTAGGATCTCCTAATTTACTTCCTGAACTATGTGAGTCTCCAAATTGGTCTGGGTAGCCTTCTCTGTTTGCTGTGTTCATTTTGGCTTTGGCTGCTAGTTTTCTATCAGTGGGCACGGTTTCTTGACGAAGATCACTTTTTGTATTCCACAACCTACTGAGCCTCTGGTCAGCTATAAGAGGGGGCAGAGGTAAATTGATTGAAGAGACTGGATCAGGTTTAGGTAAAGGAACTGGTAGTAAGTCTTCTGGAGCCCACACGATGTGTTTGGCAAAGTTGGGTTTGGTTAGGGTAATATCCATTTTAATGTGACTAAACTGTCTCAGTTGTGACCTTGGGTCCTGCAGCATCACACCAGGGGAAGAATCCAGAGGTATTAAGAAAGCCTTTTCTCTCAGTTCTCTTTCTgtatcttcatcatcatcatctcctcTTTTGTGTCTGATGTTAGGGCCAGCGTTGCCATGATGTGAATCAAACTTGGCTCCACCAGCAGAAGAACTGCCATGACCGCTTCCATTCCCTCTTAATTTCCTGGGATCCCATGCCAGTCTGAGATCCAGTGGGGCAGACTCAGAAGATTTTCTAATGTCTTGCCTTGAGATAGTCCTGAGTCTAGGGTCGACGACTTGGTTTCCTTTATTCTTCTCTCTAGCAAGTCTCGGGTCAGTAGGAGTGCCAAGCTCTGTGGAAGGCTGCTGCTGACTCCTCAAAGTCTCTGTTTGTTTCTGTAACGTTCTCAGTATTGACTTGACGCtgctcccttcttcctcttcactACTGGAGTACCAGTTAACAGTTTCATCTAAATGCAGACAAAAACTATTGTAAAGAGTGAAGCATTCATATTTGGCtttaattaagattaaaaaacacATAGACTATTTCTGAAATAAGGGTAGTCTAACTTCAAGACAATGCATCATAGAAATGACAGTTTCAACACCGGAACAAGATAAAATGTGATATAACAACTAACAATTCAGTCACTGCACTCGATAAAGAAAGAAGTGTGGCATCAGAACATGTAAAATGTCCTTCCAGTCAGAGAAAACTCTGGACCTTTCACTCCAGCTGGCCAAAGGGAACTCCGAAAGGTGTGGGAAGACAGGGGTGAGGGAGAAGGGAAAACACTCTAAAAGAGAAATACCaaaatgtgttgctgctgctgctgctgcttactcgcttcagtcgtgtccgactctgtgcaaccccatagacggcagcccaccaggctcccccgtccctgggattctccaggcaagaacactggagtgggttgccatttccttctccaatgcaggaaagtgaaaagtgaaagtgaagacgctcagtcgtatccgactcttagcgaccccatggactgcagcctaccaggctcctccgtccatgggattttccaggcaagagtactggagtggggtgccattgccttctccagataatgGCTCTCTttaattcaaagtgaaagtgaaagtgaagtcgctcagtcgtgtccgactctttaataccccatggactgtagcctaccaggctcctccatccatggaatattccaggcaagaatactggagtgggttgccatttccttctccaggggatcttcccgacccagggatcaaacccgggtctcctgcattgcaggcagacgccttaccatctgagccaccagggaagccctctttaatTCAAGCAACCCCTTAAATTTCATACCTCTGGATTTATCAGATAACAAGGgagagctatttaaaaaaaaaaaaaaaaaaaaaacctggaaagaaaacaaaacactaacaATGATGGTTAGGAAAGCAAAGGGAACTGAGCATATATGGGCCCCAGGCTTTTctctcatatatttttaaatgtttgaccTTGTGAATATATTACTCAAACactaaattaaaagcaaaaaatgcaACTAACACCATAAAATTTACATACTTTAACTTTATAAGAACTTTGGGCCTTACTCTTAAAGCCTATGTAACTTCAGCGTGAGCCATAATGTTAAGAAGCTTAACCATCAGAGGTCTTCCCTCtagtagaaaaggaaataaaaactgatgCCTCAGGAGGGTGGGTCTCCTTCCTCTCCATTAAAACATACATAGATTATCTCTGAATTAgccatgtacatatatatatgtacacacacacacacacacacacttatgtatATCATAGAACATCTTGAATCAATAGAGTAGCACATATATTCTCACTTTTATCTCACTGCTCACCAATGCATTTCTGTTATATGGAAATTTAGCATTACACAGTTAGTTTGAACAGAAGAATGCTACAGAACAAGCACTCATTTAGGGGAGGATGTGCCTTTAAAATAGTATACACTATATCACAATGGCAAAAACTTTAATTCATACCTCAGTGTCTGAAAAAAACTACTTCTAGACACtggatctctctttttttcctctgaccTCCAGGAAGTCTAGAGCTAGACCTGTGGTTCACTTTCAACTgttgttatttaaaataactgtagttattttaaacatttctgtgtAGGAGTTTCACTCCTCATAGAATTTGGTACTTAATCCAAATCCGATCCAAACAGGTAAGATGctattcaattttcactttcatataaacatattttataaacaGTCTTAAATTCTTTCTGGAATAAGAATGAATATGGAGCAGAAAGAAAGTAGAACAGCAGAGAAGTCAGTGGAAAGCAGGTATTAGAAAATGATTAAAAGGTTCCTATCAGCTTTTTATCAAAGGACAAATAAATTCACAAAGGCAATAAAATTTGCAAGAatgaacacaaacacaaaaaaatctgtttaagATCTTTTCTGATTCCGAGAAAACAAGCCTTATAAAACATTACCAattttatagtattatatataaaatgttatgtcatttagaaaagttttaatttttttctttatgaaaatataaGACTTTGTTACACTTTAAAGAAAGATTcacattaaaatgattatttcttaaaattagcaCCTAAAGgagtaaatataaattatacagGAAATTAACTTATTAGAAATTCCTCATTTCCCTGTCATGGTAAATAAATGAAGGTTTAATACTATGTTTCCAAATGTAACAATGTTTATATAACTTGTGACTACTAGCGTTATCCAGTTTTACATAGTCATTCATAGATTTCATGTTTTGCTCATCTTTGGCCATGCCTCACAGCATGTGAACTTCCCTGATCCCTGCAGCAGAAgcatagattcttaaccactggaacgagggaagcccttaatttcATGTTTAAGAGTGGCCAAACATATCAATTTTTTAACTCATAATAACAACTGGTTGATTTCAAGTTTTCTCCCCTTAACTGAATTAACTAATTGCTGTAGACTTATCAGTATCAAAAATACTAAGGGaaacttaaaatataatattttatattaaaaataatatccttTAATAGTATAGCAGAACCTGAAGGAAACAGCCTCTGCCCATAAAAATCTAATCACCAAATAATTTTGAACTTGAGTTACAAGTTAAAATTCTTAAACTCAAGGCTATCTTGTTTCTGTTCTATTTCTCTTCAAAAGCAAAGCTTAATAACAAGTGTGCTTCCAAGGCCTCACACTCCAGTCTGATTTATTGCTTCAAATCAAACCTATTGCAATTAATTACTAATGCATCAATGGCACTGGAAATGACAATCAATCCCAAGAAGACAGTAGCGGTAGCTGGAAATAGAATATGTAGATCCAAATAGATATGACGCTATCGTGACACCTGACGCACCTTCTTCCTTGCTCGGTGCCCTCTGAGGCTGGGTGCTGCTTGGCTCTTCATCTTCTTGGTATTTCTGAGTAAGTCTGACAAAAAGAGCTCTCTGGACAGCAGGGAGGAGACCCAGCGCAGGCAGGGCACCATGGCCTGCCACCTTACTGCTGCTGTCAGACCCACTCCCGCGGTTAGGTGAGTCTGGAACAACTGGAGCCTGGTGCTCGGCAAAGTCACCGTGCCACACCCCGTCTATATACACAGCACAAAAAGACACAAGACACTGATTGAGTGCAAAACTCCAGGAGGCAAATACCGCTGAGCCTTGTAAGAAACTGAGTTACAACAATATCACATTTGATTATCAGATTATCATGTAACAGTAAGCACTGTTTAAAGTTATCTCAAGGTCTACTGTTACAAATATTTGGTTAAattgaaaacacattttaatatttcaatttcatcatattctcctttatttaaaacacacatgCCTTTCTTGTTGCTAAAGAAACATAGGACTCCAGATATTTTAAGTTAGAAATGAATTATTTAGAAAGGTAAACTTACCACCAGAGTGACTGGGTGGCTGAAAATTATGGACAGCATGCTGTGAATAGTAATGATCATAAAACTCAGCGGGATTTTGTAAGGACTCATAGCTGGTACTGAGTTGCCTTTCACCAGGTGGGTGCGATGAGCCTGGAGAGCAGTGATTCTCTCTAGGTACTTTCATCACGTGTTCTGGAAAGCCCGGGCAGTGGTAAGCACCACTCATATTTGGTGGTGTCAAAGGCGTATCCGGTTGACCAAGTACTCCGGCTTGACCGTGAGGGCCCACAGTTCCTGGGGGGCCAGGCAGCAAAGGTGGGCTCTGTGGCACTGGTAGGCCAGGACAGTGTCCGGGGGAGCCTGGGTGGATCACAGGACTGTTGTGTCCCTGAGACATGTTAGGGCCAGGACCTGGACTGGACCCAGAACTATAGACATGTTGAGGATGTGGGCTGCTTTCCTGAAATTGTGGTCCTGGTGGTGAGGCACTGTTATAAAATGCTGGTGGCCTGTGGACAAAAGAATATTTCTTAGTTCAAAGAAAAGAGGCAAATAAGAGCATTACATCTCTAAATGGATattggacctttgctgacaaaggtctgcctagtcaaggctatggtttttccagtggtcatgtatggatgtgagagttggaccataaagcaagctgagt
This genomic interval carries:
- the ZC3H6 gene encoding zinc finger CCCH domain-containing protein 6 — translated: MTDSEHAGHDREDGELEDGEIDDAGFEETQEQEAKEDEKQKNQKAYRKSRKKHKKEKEKKKSKRRKREKHKHNSPSSDDSSDYSLDSEVEHTETSHRKRSGFYRDYDIPFSQHGHISGSYMASKKSQHNRKFKSKDYDEYSTYSDDNFGSYSQETEEDFASQLKQYRQAKETSNTSLGSSFSKEPGKKQRLKGIQQGTEQRVKSFNVARGRGLLKKIKRKDRGGRVNKGPNVFSGTDDYHEYSKPGKKWKIMTQEFINQHTVEHKGKQICKYFLEGRCIKGDQCKFDHDAELEKRKEICKFYLQGYCTKGENCIYMHNEFPCKFYHSGAKCYQGDNCKFSHDDLTKETKKLLDKVLNTEEAANEDERELEELRKHGITPLPKPPPGVGLLPTPLEHFPFSDPEDGFQTDLSDDFKKIPSLFEIVVKPTVDLAHKIGKKPPAFYNSASPPGPQFQESSPHPQHVYSSGSSPGPGPNMSQGHNSPVIHPGSPGHCPGLPVPQSPPLLPGPPGTVGPHGQAGVLGQPDTPLTPPNMSGAYHCPGFPEHVMKVPRENHCSPGSSHPPGERQLSTSYESLQNPAEFYDHYYSQHAVHNFQPPSHSGDGVWHGDFAEHQAPVVPDSPNRGSGSDSSSKVAGHGALPALGLLPAVQRALFVRLTQKYQEDEEPSSTQPQRAPSKEEDETVNWYSSSEEEEGSSVKSILRTLQKQTETLRSQQQPSTELGTPTDPRLAREKNKGNQVVDPRLRTISRQDIRKSSESAPLDLRLAWDPRKLRGNGSGHGSSSAGGAKFDSHHGNAGPNIRHKRGDDDDEDTERELREKAFLIPLDSSPGVMLQDPRSQLRQFSHIKMDITLTKPNFAKHIVWAPEDLLPVPLPKPDPVSSINLPLPPLIADQRLSRLWNTKSDLRQETVPTDRKLAAKAKMNTANREGYPDQFGDSHSSGSKLGDPRLQKNFDPRLHRLHNTEPHQAVMKDPHMSKTAPPLGTRSNLGSSQPSGAVPSSSGPGALPPYAPKLSSSTGLPLGTPGSVLSGISLYDPREQGSSSTSELAAENVENQKKSRSLKCSDKNEPPPGESILPQKMAPNVDVPVDRPADPQTDVRRSSGTVQVPAVHSLPIQALTGLIRPQYSDPRQSKHLGQVSPTPGDDPSKETDDKSLKEVFKTFDPTASPFC